A region of Moorena sp. SIOASIH DNA encodes the following proteins:
- a CDS encoding TatD family hydrolase, whose translation MQLIDTHVHINFDVFESELEQLQHRWLEAGVVRLVHSCVEPSEFTGIQALAERFPEISFAVGLHPLDTEKWTSETENQILTLARSDARVVAIGETGLDFYKAKNQQHQIEVFKAQLGIAHQLGLPLIIHCRDAASEMRGILQEFWESTGQIRGVMHCWGGNPQQTQWFLDLGFYISFSGIVTFKNATQVKESATMVPSDRLLIETDCPFLAPVPKRGKRNEPAYVRYVAECVAQLRGISLEELAAQTTQNACQLFGLSLSTATAGKIGIG comes from the coding sequence ATGCAGTTGATTGATACCCACGTCCATATCAACTTCGATGTCTTTGAGTCGGAGTTAGAGCAATTACAGCACCGATGGCTAGAAGCTGGTGTGGTTCGTCTAGTTCACTCTTGCGTAGAACCGTCTGAGTTTACAGGCATCCAAGCTCTAGCAGAGCGATTTCCCGAAATCTCCTTCGCGGTAGGCTTGCACCCCTTAGATACCGAAAAATGGACTTCCGAAACGGAAAATCAGATTTTGACCCTAGCGCGCTCTGATGCTAGGGTCGTAGCTATCGGAGAAACGGGTTTGGATTTCTATAAAGCCAAGAACCAACAACACCAAATAGAAGTGTTCAAAGCCCAACTAGGGATTGCCCACCAACTCGGCTTGCCACTGATTATCCACTGCCGTGATGCTGCTTCAGAAATGAGGGGCATACTGCAAGAATTTTGGGAAAGTACCGGGCAAATAAGAGGTGTGATGCACTGTTGGGGAGGTAATCCTCAACAAACACAGTGGTTTTTGGATTTGGGGTTTTACATAAGCTTCAGTGGCATTGTGACCTTTAAGAATGCCACTCAGGTAAAAGAATCAGCCACCATGGTACCTAGCGATCGCTTACTCATCGAAACGGATTGTCCGTTCCTTGCACCAGTCCCCAAGCGAGGCAAACGAAATGAACCAGCCTATGTCCGCTATGTAGCCGAGTGCGTTGCCCAATTACGAGGGATATCTCTAGAAGAGTTGGCTGCTCAGACCACCCAAAATGCCTGTCAGCTTTTTGGTCTTAGCCTCTCAACAGCAACTGCTGGAAAAATAGGGATTGGGTAA
- the rpoB gene encoding DNA-directed RNA polymerase subunit beta: MTNQTYTTATYMLPDLVEIQRASFRWFLEEGLIEELNSFSPITDYTGKMELHFLGQNYRLKSPKYDVDEAKRRDSTYAVQMYVHTRLINKETGEIKEQEVFIGDLPLMTDRGTFIINGAERVIVNQIVRSPGVYYKSETDKNGRRTYSASLIPNRGAWLKFETDKNNLVWVRIDKTRKLSAQVLLKALGLGDSEIIDAMRHPDYYQKTLDKEGNPSEEEALLELYRKLRPGEPPTVSGGQQLLESRFFDQKRYDLGRVGRYKINKKLRLNIPDTVRVLTPQDILGAIDYLINLEFDIGSTDDIDHLGNRRVRSVGELLQNQVRVGLNRLERIIRERMTVSESDTLTPASLVNPKPLVAAIKEFFGSSQLSQFMDQTNPLAELTHKRRLSALGPGGLTRERAGFAVRDIHPSHYGRICPIETPEGPNAGLIGSLATHARVNNYGFIETPSYPVENGRVLKDRPPLYMTADEEDDLRVAPGDIALDEEGYILGESVPVRYRQEFTTTTPDQVDYVAVSPVQIISVATSLIPFLEHDDANRALMGSNMQRQAVPLLRPERPLVGTGLEAQAARDSGMVVVAASDGEVVYVDANTIRLQPYQKTITDTPALPGETGNENQLEFPSPIQPKETPPIIEYSLQKYQRSNQDTCLNQRPLVYVGDEVVAGQVLADGSATEGGEIALGQNILVAYMPWEGYNYEDAILVSERLVYDDVYTSIHVEKYEIEARQTKLGPEEITREIPNVGEDALRQLDETGIIRIGAWVEAGDILVGKVTPKGESDQPPEEKLLRAIFGEKARDVRDNSLRVPNGEKGRVVDVRVFTREQGDELPPGANMVVRVYVAQKRKIQVGDKMAGRHGNKGIISRILPIEDMPYLPDGTPVDIVLNPLGVPSRMNVGQVFECLLGWAGEHLNVRFKLTPFDEMYGAEASRLTVHNKLKEASEQPDKEWVFNPDHAGKITVYDGRTGEAFDQPVTVGQAYMLKLVHLVDDKIHARSTGPYSLVTQQPLGGKAQQGGQRFGEMEVWALEAFGASYTLQELLTVKSDDMQGRNEALNAIVKGKAIPRPGTPESFKVLMRELQSLGLDIAVHKVETTEDGSSNDMEVDLMTDSERHRTPRSPTYESLNQEELEEEEA; the protein is encoded by the coding sequence ATGACTAATCAGACTTACACAACAGCCACCTATATGTTGCCAGACTTAGTTGAAATTCAGCGTGCTAGCTTTCGCTGGTTCTTGGAGGAGGGGCTAATTGAAGAACTCAATAGCTTCTCGCCGATTACCGACTACACTGGCAAAATGGAGCTGCACTTCTTGGGTCAAAACTACAGGCTTAAGTCTCCTAAATATGATGTGGATGAAGCCAAACGGCGAGACAGTACCTATGCCGTACAAATGTACGTTCATACCCGGCTGATTAATAAAGAAACCGGGGAGATCAAGGAACAAGAAGTCTTCATCGGTGATTTGCCTCTGATGACAGACCGAGGCACATTTATCATTAACGGTGCTGAGCGAGTCATTGTTAACCAAATTGTTCGCTCTCCTGGGGTTTACTACAAGTCTGAAACTGATAAAAACGGACGTCGTACCTACTCAGCCTCCTTGATTCCCAACCGGGGGGCTTGGTTGAAGTTTGAAACCGATAAAAATAACTTAGTTTGGGTGCGCATCGACAAAACCCGTAAACTGTCTGCACAGGTGCTTTTAAAAGCCTTGGGGCTTGGTGATAGTGAAATTATCGATGCTATGCGCCACCCAGACTACTATCAAAAAACCCTTGACAAAGAAGGGAACCCCAGTGAAGAAGAAGCCCTACTTGAGCTGTACCGCAAGCTGCGTCCTGGGGAACCTCCCACTGTTAGTGGTGGTCAGCAGTTATTGGAATCCCGTTTCTTTGACCAGAAGCGTTATGACCTAGGTCGGGTTGGTCGCTACAAAATCAATAAAAAACTACGGCTGAATATTCCTGACACGGTAAGGGTATTGACCCCCCAAGACATACTCGGGGCAATTGATTACCTAATCAACCTGGAATTTGACATTGGTAGCACAGACGATATTGACCACCTAGGAAATCGCCGAGTGCGCTCTGTTGGTGAACTGCTGCAAAACCAAGTGCGGGTGGGACTCAATCGCCTAGAGCGGATTATTAGAGAACGGATGACCGTTTCAGAATCCGATACCCTTACCCCAGCATCATTGGTAAACCCCAAACCCCTAGTAGCAGCGATTAAGGAATTTTTTGGGTCCTCTCAGCTGTCCCAATTTATGGACCAGACCAATCCATTAGCTGAATTGACCCATAAACGGCGTCTGTCTGCCCTAGGTCCTGGGGGGTTAACTCGGGAACGGGCAGGTTTTGCAGTGCGGGATATTCATCCATCTCACTATGGCAGAATTTGTCCCATTGAAACTCCAGAAGGTCCCAACGCAGGTCTGATTGGCTCCTTGGCAACCCACGCTCGGGTTAACAATTATGGTTTTATTGAAACTCCTTCTTACCCAGTAGAAAATGGGCGAGTCCTAAAAGACCGACCGCCCTTGTACATGACCGCAGATGAAGAAGATGACCTGAGGGTAGCACCAGGAGATATTGCCTTAGATGAGGAAGGTTACATCCTGGGAGAGTCTGTACCAGTCCGATATCGGCAAGAATTCACCACCACCACCCCTGACCAAGTGGACTATGTGGCCGTATCACCAGTGCAAATTATCTCTGTTGCGACGTCTCTAATTCCCTTCTTAGAACATGATGATGCCAACCGAGCTCTGATGGGCTCAAATATGCAGCGGCAAGCTGTGCCATTGCTTCGACCTGAGCGCCCCTTAGTGGGAACAGGATTGGAAGCCCAGGCGGCTCGGGACTCTGGTATGGTGGTGGTTGCTGCCAGTGATGGTGAGGTGGTGTATGTCGATGCTAATACAATTCGGTTACAGCCTTATCAAAAGACCATCACAGATACCCCAGCCCTGCCAGGGGAGACGGGCAATGAAAATCAGTTAGAATTTCCTAGCCCTATCCAACCAAAAGAAACCCCACCAATTATTGAATACTCCCTCCAAAAGTACCAGCGCTCTAACCAAGATACCTGCTTGAATCAACGACCCTTGGTGTATGTAGGAGATGAAGTTGTTGCAGGTCAGGTACTGGCAGATGGCTCGGCTACAGAAGGGGGTGAAATCGCCCTGGGACAAAATATTCTAGTAGCTTATATGCCTTGGGAAGGCTATAACTACGAAGATGCCATCCTGGTTAGTGAACGGCTAGTTTACGATGATGTCTACACAAGTATTCACGTTGAAAAGTATGAAATAGAAGCGCGACAGACTAAACTAGGTCCGGAAGAAATAACCCGAGAAATTCCCAATGTGGGGGAAGATGCCCTGCGTCAGTTAGATGAAACCGGGATCATTCGGATTGGAGCCTGGGTAGAAGCTGGGGATATCTTGGTGGGGAAAGTTACTCCCAAGGGGGAATCAGACCAGCCACCGGAAGAAAAACTATTGCGAGCTATATTTGGGGAAAAAGCTAGGGATGTTCGGGACAATTCTCTGCGAGTCCCCAATGGTGAGAAAGGGCGTGTGGTAGATGTGCGGGTATTTACCAGAGAGCAAGGGGATGAACTGCCACCGGGAGCCAACATGGTAGTGCGTGTATATGTGGCTCAGAAGCGTAAAATCCAGGTTGGTGACAAAATGGCAGGTCGTCACGGCAATAAAGGAATTATTTCCCGGATTTTGCCCATCGAAGATATGCCCTACCTGCCCGATGGTACACCTGTAGATATTGTACTTAACCCCCTGGGAGTACCCAGTCGCATGAATGTGGGTCAGGTATTTGAATGTCTATTAGGATGGGCTGGGGAACACCTGAATGTCCGATTTAAGCTTACTCCCTTCGACGAAATGTACGGCGCAGAAGCATCCCGCCTCACCGTCCATAACAAGCTTAAAGAAGCCAGTGAGCAACCTGATAAAGAGTGGGTATTTAATCCAGACCATGCCGGAAAAATTACTGTCTACGATGGTCGCACCGGAGAAGCCTTTGACCAACCAGTCACAGTGGGGCAAGCCTATATGCTCAAGCTAGTCCACTTGGTAGACGATAAAATTCATGCTCGCTCCACCGGACCGTACTCCCTAGTGACCCAGCAACCCTTGGGGGGTAAAGCCCAACAAGGTGGTCAGCGGTTTGGGGAAATGGAAGTCTGGGCATTAGAAGCATTTGGAGCATCTTACACCCTCCAAGAATTGCTCACTGTCAAATCAGACGATATGCAAGGGCGCAACGAAGCTCTCAATGCCATTGTCAAAGGAAAAGCCATTCCCCGACCTGGTACTCCAGAATCCTTCAAGGTACTGATGCGAGAACTCCAATCCTTAGGACTCGACATAGCTGTTCACAAAGTCGAAACCACAGAAGACGGTAGTAGCAATGATATGGAAGTCGATTTAATGACCGATTCAGAACGCCATCGAACACCACGCTCACCAACCTATGAATCCCTCAACCAGGAAGAGTTGGAAGAAGAAGAAGCCTAA
- a CDS encoding DNA-directed RNA polymerase subunit gamma: MGSQIEQRFDYVKIGIASPERIRQWGERTLPNGQMVGEVTKPETINYRTLKPEMDGLFCERIFGPAKDWECHCGKYKRVRHRGIVCERCGVEVTESRVRRHRMGYIKLAAPVAHVWYLKGIPSYLSILLDMPLRDVEQIVYFNAYVVLNPGNAENLSYKQLLTEDQWLEIEEQLYSEDSDLSGVDVGIGAEALQRLLQDLDLDAIAEKLREEIAASKGQKRAKLIKRLRVIDNFIGTGAQPDWMVLSVIPVIPPDLRPMVQLDGGRFATSDLNDLYRRVINRNNRLARLQEILAPEIIVRNEKRMLQEAVDALIDNGRRGRTVVGANNRPLKSLSDIIEGKQGRFRQNLLGKRVDYSGRSVIVVGPKLHIHQCGLPREMAIELFQPFVIHRLIRQGLVNNIKAAKKLIQRGDPTVWDVLEEVIAGHPVMLNRAPTLHRLGIQAFEPILVEGRAIQLHPLVCPAFNADFDGDQMAVHVPLSLESQAEARLLMLASNNILSPATGRPIIAPSQDMVLGCYYLTAKNPKATKGAGRYFANLEDAIKAYEQKQVHLHAYIWVRYDGIVDTDEPDKEMISEKSSPDGMVTKVYKNRRVRETADGELISQYIRTTAGRIIYNKTIQEALWG; this comes from the coding sequence ATGGGAAGCCAAATAGAACAGCGGTTTGACTACGTAAAAATTGGTATTGCCTCTCCTGAGAGAATTCGTCAATGGGGAGAAAGGACTCTGCCGAACGGTCAAATGGTCGGTGAAGTGACTAAGCCAGAAACCATTAACTATCGCACCCTCAAACCGGAGATGGATGGGCTGTTCTGTGAGCGCATCTTTGGTCCAGCTAAAGACTGGGAATGCCATTGTGGTAAGTACAAGCGGGTACGGCACCGAGGTATTGTCTGTGAACGCTGTGGTGTGGAAGTGACCGAATCCCGGGTAAGGCGTCACCGTATGGGATACATTAAACTAGCCGCACCCGTGGCTCATGTCTGGTATCTCAAAGGCATTCCTAGCTACCTCAGTATTTTGCTTGATATGCCCCTGCGGGATGTAGAACAGATTGTCTACTTCAACGCCTACGTAGTACTAAACCCAGGTAATGCCGAAAACCTTAGCTATAAACAGCTACTCACCGAAGACCAATGGCTGGAAATCGAGGAGCAGCTCTATAGCGAAGACTCAGACCTATCTGGGGTAGACGTGGGGATTGGGGCTGAGGCTCTGCAACGACTCCTACAGGATTTGGATTTAGATGCGATCGCAGAAAAGCTGCGAGAAGAAATTGCGGCTTCTAAAGGTCAAAAGCGAGCTAAGCTCATCAAACGGTTGCGAGTGATTGACAACTTTATTGGCACCGGGGCTCAGCCAGATTGGATGGTGCTGAGTGTCATCCCTGTGATTCCCCCCGACCTGCGACCGATGGTCCAACTGGATGGGGGTCGCTTTGCTACCTCTGACTTGAATGACCTCTATCGACGAGTCATCAACCGCAACAATCGACTAGCCCGGTTGCAGGAAATTCTGGCACCAGAAATTATTGTCCGCAATGAAAAGCGGATGCTTCAGGAAGCTGTGGATGCCCTGATTGACAATGGCAGGCGAGGGCGGACGGTCGTAGGGGCAAACAATCGACCCCTGAAGTCCCTCTCGGACATTATCGAAGGTAAACAGGGTCGCTTCCGACAAAACCTGCTAGGAAAACGGGTGGATTACTCCGGACGGTCAGTGATTGTAGTCGGCCCAAAGCTGCATATCCACCAGTGTGGTTTGCCCAGAGAGATGGCGATTGAGCTGTTTCAACCTTTTGTGATTCACCGCCTGATTCGTCAGGGTTTGGTGAATAACATAAAAGCAGCTAAAAAATTGATTCAACGGGGAGATCCCACTGTGTGGGACGTACTCGAAGAAGTGATTGCAGGTCACCCGGTCATGCTAAATCGAGCCCCAACTCTACACCGACTAGGAATTCAAGCCTTTGAACCCATTTTGGTAGAAGGTCGTGCCATTCAACTGCACCCCTTAGTCTGTCCAGCGTTTAATGCCGACTTTGATGGCGACCAGATGGCAGTACATGTGCCCCTATCCCTAGAATCCCAAGCAGAGGCTAGGTTGTTAATGCTGGCATCGAACAATATTCTCTCACCAGCAACAGGTCGCCCTATTATAGCACCGAGTCAAGATATGGTTTTGGGATGCTATTATCTAACCGCCAAAAATCCCAAGGCAACCAAGGGAGCAGGTCGTTACTTTGCTAACCTCGAGGATGCAATCAAAGCCTACGAACAAAAGCAAGTACACCTCCATGCCTATATTTGGGTGCGCTATGACGGCATAGTTGATACAGACGAACCAGACAAGGAGATGATTTCTGAAAAATCTTCACCCGATGGTATGGTGACCAAAGTCTACAAAAACCGGCGAGTGAGGGAAACAGCCGATGGTGAACTTATTTCCCAGTACATCCGCACCACCGCAGGTCGGATCATCTACAACAAAACTATTCAAGAAGCCCTATGGGGCTAG
- a CDS encoding DNA-directed RNA polymerase subunit beta', whose amino-acid sequence MADKKAQKDWIFYNRIVDKGRLKKLISWAYTKYGSARTAQMADKLKDLGFRYATQAGVSISVDDLQVPPAKRQMLDEAEAMIRATEGRFTRGEITEVERFQKVIDTWNGTSEALKDEVVRNFKDTNPLNSVYMMAFSGARGNLSQVRQLVGMRGLMANPQGEIIDLPIKTNFREGLTVTEYIISSYGARKGLVDTALRTADSGYLTRRLVDVSQDVIVRDLDCGTTRGIKITPMTDGDRVLISLADKLLGRILAEELVHPKTKKVIAKQNQDVSDELAKEIESSGIKEVMVRSPLTCEAQRSVCQRCYGWSLAHGHMVDLGEAVGIIAAQSIGEPGTQLTMRTFHTGGVFTGEVARQLSAPMKGVVSFGKNLRTRQVRTRHGDDRQQVEVAGDLILETTNGSAKTFPLTAGSLLLVSNGQTVNKGDLLAEVALSKSRPSTEKAAKDVASDLAGEVLFADLVPEEKTDRQGNTTRIAQRSGLLWILSGEVYNLPPGAEPVVKNGDTVEMGTVMAETKLVTLNGGVVRLTPGKREIDIITASVRLDQSQVRMESTGGREQYVIHTANNQHFSLKATPGTKVINHQVVAELIDDQYYTKTGGIIKYAGVEVAKRGKAKQGYEVTKGGTLLWIPEECHEVNKDISLLLVEDGQYVEAGTEVVKDIFCQSSGVVEVVQKNDILREIVVKPGEFHLVDNLPENMTSEGQLIYPGSEQLPGITVDNLCYGEAVDTPDGMALLLRPVTEFAVPDEPAVPSQASINTQDNSNQAPQGTQIELRALQRIPYKDGERVKSVDGVELLRTQLVLEMSSPDAGSDHSSSSQLSADIELVSTEEDEASEDMRLQLVILESLVVRRDSNADPLGGNTKTRILVNDGDEIPAGAVVARTEIQCKEAGEVRGIQEGLEAIRRVLVVRDADRVTIPITSPATVKVGDLVVGTNTLAEGTPAGESGQVVQVTDDSVILRLARPYRVSAGAILQIDKGDLVQRGDNLVLLVFERAKTGDIIQGLPRIEELLEARKPKEACILARRPGEAQVIYEEGETVDIKVIESDGVVTDYPISPGQNAIVSDGQQVGTAEPITDGPANPHEILEIFFNYCLEKRGVYEAALKGLQQAQAFLVNEVQSVYQSQGIDIADKHIEVIVRQMTSKVRVDDGGDTTMLPGELVELRQIETVNEAMAITGGAPAQYTPVLLGITKASLNTDSFISAASFQETTRVLTEAAIEGKSDWLRGLKENVIIGRLIPAGTGFNAYQEPNLGSPEPEFDHGSSMVYGYGEPTDSAELQQGNLLDDNTARVYSLDEESDLAADPSNLDPLNGNY is encoded by the coding sequence ATGGCAGATAAAAAAGCTCAAAAAGACTGGATTTTTTATAATCGGATTGTTGATAAAGGCCGCTTAAAAAAGCTGATCTCTTGGGCGTATACCAAATATGGCAGTGCCCGGACAGCCCAAATGGCAGACAAACTCAAAGATCTGGGGTTTCGCTATGCTACCCAGGCGGGGGTTTCTATCAGTGTAGATGACCTGCAAGTGCCACCAGCTAAACGCCAGATGTTAGATGAGGCGGAAGCTATGATTCGTGCCACAGAAGGCCGGTTCACTAGGGGTGAAATTACTGAAGTTGAACGGTTTCAAAAAGTTATCGATACCTGGAACGGAACCTCTGAGGCTCTCAAAGATGAGGTCGTCCGTAACTTCAAAGACACAAACCCCCTAAATTCAGTGTACATGATGGCTTTTTCCGGAGCACGGGGTAACTTGTCTCAGGTGCGGCAATTGGTAGGTATGCGGGGTCTGATGGCTAATCCCCAAGGTGAAATTATTGACCTACCGATTAAGACTAACTTCCGGGAAGGCTTAACGGTAACGGAATACATTATCTCATCCTACGGAGCCCGCAAAGGCTTGGTGGATACTGCCCTGAGAACGGCTGACTCTGGATACCTCACCCGTCGTCTGGTGGATGTTTCCCAGGACGTGATTGTACGAGACCTTGATTGTGGCACCACTCGGGGCATCAAAATCACACCCATGACCGATGGCGATCGCGTTTTAATTTCCCTAGCGGATAAGCTCTTAGGTCGAATTTTAGCAGAGGAATTGGTTCATCCAAAAACCAAGAAAGTAATTGCTAAACAAAACCAAGATGTATCTGATGAACTAGCCAAAGAGATTGAATCGTCTGGTATTAAAGAAGTAATGGTGCGATCGCCTCTAACCTGTGAAGCCCAGCGGTCAGTTTGCCAGAGATGCTATGGTTGGAGCTTAGCTCATGGGCACATGGTGGATTTGGGCGAAGCGGTAGGGATTATTGCTGCCCAGTCTATTGGGGAACCAGGAACTCAGTTGACTATGCGGACCTTCCACACGGGGGGTGTGTTTACCGGGGAAGTGGCACGCCAGCTCTCTGCTCCCATGAAGGGTGTAGTAAGCTTTGGTAAAAACCTACGTACCCGCCAAGTTAGGACTCGCCACGGTGACGACCGTCAACAAGTGGAAGTAGCTGGGGATCTGATTTTGGAAACAACTAATGGCTCTGCCAAAACCTTTCCTTTAACAGCGGGCTCCTTGCTCTTAGTCAGTAATGGGCAAACGGTCAACAAGGGTGATCTCTTAGCGGAAGTAGCCCTGAGTAAAAGCCGTCCCTCCACAGAAAAAGCGGCTAAGGATGTGGCATCGGATTTAGCCGGGGAAGTGCTATTTGCTGACTTAGTCCCCGAGGAAAAAACAGATCGACAGGGTAATACCACTCGGATTGCCCAGCGCAGCGGTTTGCTCTGGATTTTATCTGGGGAAGTCTATAACCTACCCCCTGGTGCCGAACCGGTGGTGAAAAATGGGGATACTGTAGAGATGGGGACAGTAATGGCGGAAACCAAATTAGTCACACTCAACGGTGGTGTGGTGCGACTGACCCCAGGCAAAAGAGAAATTGACATTATCACAGCTTCCGTCCGCTTGGATCAATCACAGGTGAGAATGGAAAGCACGGGGGGTCGGGAACAATATGTGATTCATACCGCCAATAATCAGCACTTTTCCCTGAAGGCAACCCCTGGCACAAAGGTAATCAACCACCAGGTGGTGGCGGAACTGATTGATGACCAATACTACACTAAAACCGGTGGCATCATTAAATATGCTGGTGTAGAGGTGGCTAAACGGGGTAAAGCCAAGCAAGGTTACGAAGTTACCAAAGGGGGTACCTTACTCTGGATTCCGGAAGAATGCCATGAGGTTAACAAAGATATTTCCCTGCTGCTTGTGGAAGACGGTCAATACGTGGAAGCAGGGACAGAAGTGGTTAAGGATATCTTCTGTCAGTCGTCCGGTGTAGTGGAAGTTGTCCAAAAAAATGACATCCTCCGGGAAATTGTGGTTAAGCCTGGGGAATTTCATCTGGTGGATAACCTGCCAGAGAACATGACCAGTGAGGGTCAGCTGATCTATCCCGGCTCCGAGCAGTTGCCAGGGATAACGGTAGACAACCTGTGTTATGGAGAAGCAGTGGATACACCTGATGGTATGGCACTGCTGCTGCGGCCAGTGACGGAGTTTGCTGTACCAGATGAGCCAGCGGTTCCCTCTCAGGCGTCCATTAATACCCAAGACAATTCCAACCAAGCTCCCCAAGGAACCCAGATTGAATTGCGAGCCCTCCAACGCATTCCCTATAAAGATGGAGAGCGGGTCAAGTCTGTGGATGGGGTGGAATTACTCCGCACCCAGCTGGTATTGGAAATGAGCAGCCCCGATGCTGGCAGTGACCATTCTAGTTCATCCCAGCTGAGTGCTGACATTGAGTTAGTCAGTACTGAGGAGGATGAAGCCTCTGAGGATATGCGATTACAACTGGTTATCCTGGAGTCGTTGGTGGTTCGCCGGGATAGCAATGCAGATCCGTTAGGGGGCAATACCAAAACCCGGATTTTAGTCAATGATGGGGACGAAATTCCTGCAGGTGCGGTAGTGGCTCGAACAGAAATTCAGTGTAAGGAAGCTGGTGAAGTCCGGGGGATTCAAGAAGGATTGGAAGCCATTCGCCGAGTGCTGGTGGTCAGGGATGCTGACCGAGTCACAATCCCGATTACATCTCCTGCCACAGTCAAAGTAGGGGATTTGGTCGTTGGTACCAACACCTTAGCGGAAGGGACACCCGCTGGAGAATCAGGTCAGGTGGTTCAGGTGACGGATGATTCCGTTATCCTGCGACTGGCTCGTCCATACCGAGTTTCTGCAGGGGCAATTTTGCAAATTGACAAGGGAGATTTGGTGCAGCGGGGTGATAACCTGGTACTACTGGTGTTTGAACGGGCCAAGACAGGGGATATTATCCAAGGTTTGCCCAGGATTGAAGAACTACTAGAAGCTCGCAAACCCAAAGAAGCCTGTATATTGGCCAGACGTCCTGGAGAAGCCCAGGTGATTTATGAAGAAGGTGAAACCGTTGATATCAAGGTAATTGAGTCAGACGGAGTCGTAACCGATTACCCCATTTCCCCTGGGCAAAATGCTATTGTTTCCGATGGTCAGCAAGTCGGTACCGCTGAACCAATCACCGATGGCCCAGCCAATCCCCATGAAATTTTAGAGATTTTCTTCAACTATTGTCTCGAAAAGAGAGGTGTCTACGAAGCGGCTTTAAAGGGATTGCAACAAGCACAGGCATTTTTGGTAAATGAAGTGCAGTCGGTGTATCAGTCTCAAGGCATTGATATTGCTGATAAACATATTGAGGTGATTGTTCGTCAGATGACCTCTAAAGTCAGGGTAGACGATGGTGGTGATACCACTATGCTACCAGGAGAACTCGTGGAGTTGCGGCAGATTGAGACAGTGAATGAAGCAATGGCTATCACTGGTGGTGCCCCAGCTCAGTATACACCTGTACTACTGGGAATTACCAAAGCATCCCTTAATACGGATTCATTTATCTCTGCTGCCAGCTTCCAAGAAACTACTCGTGTGCTGACAGAAGCAGCGATCGAAGGGAAATCTGACTGGCTCAGGGGTCTGAAGGAGAATGTCATCATTGGGCGTCTGATTCCCGCAGGAACTGGCTTCAATGCTTACCAAGAGCCCAATCTTGGTAGTCCAGAACCGGAATTCGACCATGGGAGTAGCATGGTCTATGGCTATGGTGAACCCACCGATAGTGCTGAATTACAGCAAGGCAACCTGCTTGATGATAACACAGCCCGTGTTTACAGCTTAGATGAGGAGAGTGATTTGGCTGCTGATCCTAGCAACTTAGACCCCTTGAATGGAAATTATTAA
- a CDS encoding calcium-binding protein: protein MDTLVTEIETLSNDCLFGGPGNDILSGGPGNDCLSGGGGNDTLSGGGGNDTLVGGDDNDSLRGGSGNDSLSGDSGNDTVIGGLGNDRLLEGSGDDILIGVNPKLNNPGINEKDTLTGGAGNDTLAAGDSKNPYYVGGGGTYGLNDFVLIEKFESGKDKIQLHKGSNYVLLKNFIAITPGLSPSDLTNIGSVEQIANNIAGGMSVADSLKLVPMPASLKIDIIAIVPDGYSQAQDLKFV from the coding sequence ATGGATACATTAGTAACTGAAATAGAGACGCTATCCAACGATTGTCTGTTTGGCGGCCCAGGTAATGACATTCTGTCTGGCGGCCCAGGTAATGATTGTCTGTCTGGTGGTGGAGGTAATGACACTCTGTCTGGTGGTGGAGGTAATGACACTCTGGTGGGTGGCGATGATAACGACAGTCTGCGTGGCGGCTCTGGCAATGACAGTTTGTCTGGGGACTCAGGTAACGACACTGTGATTGGCGGCTTAGGTAATGACAGGCTGCTTGAGGGCTCTGGTGATGACATCCTCATAGGTGTAAATCCCAAACTTAACAATCCAGGTATTAATGAAAAGGATACCTTAACCGGAGGAGCTGGTAATGATACATTGGCGGCTGGAGATAGCAAGAATCCTTACTATGTCGGGGGAGGAGGAACTTATGGTCTCAATGACTTCGTTCTAATTGAGAAGTTCGAATCTGGTAAGGATAAAATTCAACTGCACAAAGGCAGCAACTATGTCTTGTTAAAAAACTTTATTGCTATCACTCCAGGCTTGTCTCCTTCTGATTTGACAAATATTGGTTCAGTGGAACAGATTGCTAATAATATTGCTGGAGGTATGAGCGTAGCGGATAGTTTGAAGCTTGTTCCCATGCCGGCTAGTTTGAAAATTGACATTATTGCTATAGTTCCTGATGGCTATAGCCAAGCACAGGATCTGAAGTTTGTATAA